In the Clostridium sporogenes genome, one interval contains:
- a CDS encoding CBS domain-containing protein, whose amino-acid sequence MKKLQSFFLSKIINKRVYDEYGDCIGKLIDIYVTSEDDYPRAIAYKIKKGREIVNYEFKNISFYDDEGKAIIKVIGTRDIILRKYSYLLSQHLLDKQIIDINGKKMVKVHDLRIGEIAGEYKVIAVDTGALALSRRIGMENLLRSIYKIFNKKMEDTLIMWDSVESLEMMDNNLKLSVSYQKLSTLHPADLADIIEDMNDSYRKLVFESLDDDLAADTFEEIDIEVKTEMLEEMTSSKKAEIIYNMSKDEAADVLAQMKEEEVEEILSIMEEKDAKDIRKLMNYNEETTGSIMNKDFIAFNVNITAEETIDLLREIKPKDEEAYYIYIIDEKEQLKGAISLTDLIICAPEAKLKDIMDKDIVKVKDTDHINEAVELAIKYDLLSIPVIEGENKLCGIISIDDIVEDVFAPMWRKKVKIVAI is encoded by the coding sequence ATGAAGAAGCTACAAAGTTTTTTCTTAAGTAAAATTATTAATAAAAGAGTGTATGATGAATATGGTGACTGTATAGGTAAACTAATTGATATTTATGTAACATCTGAAGATGATTATCCAAGAGCCATAGCTTATAAAATAAAAAAGGGAAGAGAAATAGTAAATTATGAGTTTAAAAATATTTCTTTTTATGATGATGAAGGCAAAGCTATAATAAAAGTAATAGGTACTAGAGATATAATATTAAGAAAATATTCTTATTTATTATCCCAACATCTTTTAGATAAACAAATAATTGATATAAATGGCAAAAAGATGGTTAAAGTACATGATTTAAGAATTGGAGAAATTGCAGGAGAGTATAAAGTAATAGCTGTAGATACAGGTGCATTAGCCTTAAGTAGAAGAATAGGAATGGAAAATCTATTAAGAAGTATTTATAAAATATTTAATAAGAAAATGGAAGACACTTTGATAATGTGGGATAGTGTAGAATCTTTAGAGATGATGGATAATAATTTGAAACTATCTGTATCTTATCAAAAACTTTCAACACTACATCCAGCAGATTTAGCAGATATTATAGAAGACATGAATGATAGCTATAGAAAATTAGTTTTTGAAAGTTTGGATGATGACTTAGCTGCAGATACTTTTGAAGAAATAGATATAGAAGTAAAAACAGAAATGTTGGAAGAAATGACTTCTTCTAAAAAAGCTGAAATCATATATAATATGTCAAAGGATGAAGCTGCAGATGTATTGGCACAAATGAAAGAAGAAGAGGTAGAAGAAATACTTTCTATTATGGAAGAAAAAGATGCCAAGGATATAAGAAAACTTATGAATTATAATGAAGAGACTACTGGAAGTATAATGAATAAAGACTTTATAGCGTTCAATGTTAATATAACTGCAGAGGAAACTATAGACTTATTAAGAGAAATAAAGCCTAAGGATGAAGAAGCATATTATATATATATTATAGATGAAAAGGAACAGTTAAAGGGAGCTATATCTCTTACGGATTTAATAATATGTGCTCCAGAAGCTAAATTAAAGGATATAATGGATAAAGATATAGTAAAAGTTAAAGATACAGATCATATAAATGAAGCTGTAGAGTTAGCAATAAAGTATGATTTATTATCTATTCCTGTAATTGAAGGAGAAAACAAATTATGTGGTATTATATCCATAGATGATATTGTAGAGGATGTATTTGCACCTATGTGGAGAAAAAAAGTTAAAATAGTTGCAATTTAA
- a CDS encoding YegS/Rv2252/BmrU family lipid kinase yields MSKVKFIYNPYSGEKAIASQIDQVIRIHQKYGYEVVPYRISLEYNLDDAFESIDESYKYILVAGGDGTVDNVVNHLKKFSLDLPIAILPTGTANDFAKFIGMPMNVGEACEQILKSSVKKVDLGRINDKYFINVASTGLFTDVSQKTDVNLKNTMGKLAYYVKGIEQLPNFRRLKINVKSEEVNFDGDMYLMMVFNGQTAGNLHMAYKAEVDDGMLDVIIIKVCAIKDMIGLFIKMIKGEHLEDVNALIYFKTNKLIIESNENIVTDIDGERGPDFPLCIECIEEGLDILGILD; encoded by the coding sequence ATGAGTAAGGTAAAATTTATTTATAACCCATATTCAGGAGAAAAAGCTATAGCATCTCAAATAGACCAAGTGATAAGAATACATCAGAAATATGGATATGAAGTAGTGCCTTATAGGATAAGTTTAGAATATAATCTAGATGATGCTTTTGAATCTATTGATGAAAGCTATAAATATATATTGGTAGCAGGAGGAGACGGTACTGTAGATAATGTGGTAAATCATTTAAAAAAATTTTCACTTGATCTTCCAATTGCAATATTACCTACAGGTACTGCTAATGATTTTGCTAAATTTATTGGTATGCCAATGAATGTTGGAGAGGCCTGTGAGCAAATACTAAAGAGTTCTGTAAAAAAAGTTGATTTAGGTAGGATAAATGATAAATATTTTATCAATGTCGCCAGTACAGGATTATTTACAGATGTATCTCAAAAAACTGATGTTAATTTAAAAAATACTATGGGCAAGCTTGCCTATTATGTAAAGGGAATAGAGCAGCTTCCTAACTTTAGAAGACTAAAAATTAATGTTAAATCTGAAGAAGTTAATTTTGATGGAGATATGTATCTTATGATGGTGTTTAATGGACAAACAGCAGGTAATCTCCATATGGCATATAAAGCAGAAGTAGATGATGGCATGCTAGATGTAATAATAATAAAAGTTTGTGCTATTAAGGATATGATAGGATTATTTATAAAAATGATTAAGGGGGAACACCTAGAAGATGTAAATGCTCTAATATATTTTAAAACTAATAAGCTTATAATAGAATCTAATGAAAATATAGTTACAGACATCGATGGAGAAAGAGGCCCAGACTTTCCTTTATGTATAGAGTGTATTGAGGAAGGTTTAGATATTTTAGGTATATTAGATTAA
- the cysE gene encoding serine O-acetyltransferase, which produces MKNPFKTLIYDLENAKEKDPAARNVLEVFILYPFIHALIGYRISHLFYNAHLFFLARLISQISRFFTGIEIHPGATIGKGLFIDHGMGVVIGETAEVGDNVTLYHGVTLGGTGKDKGKRHPTVGDNVVIGSGAKILGPINIGDNVKIGANAVVLHDVPDNSTAVGIPAKVVRYEKKSSVIEIRDYNGVKKVIYNDMII; this is translated from the coding sequence GTGAAAAATCCTTTTAAAACTTTAATATATGATTTGGAAAATGCTAAGGAAAAAGATCCAGCAGCTAGAAATGTTTTAGAAGTTTTTATATTGTATCCATTTATTCATGCTTTAATAGGTTACAGAATATCACATTTATTTTATAATGCACACTTATTCTTTTTAGCTAGACTTATTTCTCAAATATCAAGATTTTTTACAGGTATAGAAATTCATCCAGGAGCAACTATAGGGAAAGGACTTTTTATAGATCATGGTATGGGAGTTGTTATTGGCGAAACTGCCGAAGTTGGAGACAATGTAACTTTATATCATGGAGTAACTTTAGGCGGAACGGGAAAAGATAAAGGTAAAAGACATCCTACCGTAGGTGATAATGTTGTAATAGGGAGTGGTGCAAAAATATTAGGTCCTATAAATATAGGGGATAATGTAAAAATAGGAGCTAATGCAGTAGTTTTGCATGATGTACCAGATAACTCTACAGCAGTAGGAATACCAGCAAAGGTGGTAAGATATGAAAAAAAATCCTCTGTTATAGAAATAAGAGATTATAATGGGGTTAAAAAAGTAATATATAATGATATGATAATATAA
- a CDS encoding YgiQ family radical SAM protein, whose translation MNNINFLPVSKEDLKKRNIDILDFIIVTGDAYVDHPSFGTAIIGRVLEREGFTVGVIAQPDWKSINDFKKLGKPKYGFLVNSGNIDSMVNHYTASKKKRHDDFYSPGGKSGYRPDRAVVVYCNKIKEAFKDSPIIIGGIEASLRRFAHYDYWDNSVRRSILEDSSANLLIYGMGEKPVVQVCNLLRYGMKIDSIKDVRGTAYIEKDISNLHDYIEIPSFEEVSTNKKSYAEAYKVQYYEQDSIRGKTLVQKHKDRYVVQNPPQPPLSQEEMDEVYALPYARTYHPMYESEGGIPAIKEVKFSITSHRGCYGSCSFCALTFHQGRVIQNRSQDSILKEANMMTNMKDFKGYIHDVGGPTANFRHRACKVQERHGTCKNKQCVFPSACKNLIVDHKEYLNLLRKIRKIPNVKKVFIRSGIRFDYLIYDKNDEFFKELCEHHISGQLKVAPEHISDKVLKLMGKPTRNVYDSFVKKYYDINKKIHKKQFLVPYLMSSHPGSDLKAAIELAQYIKKMGYTPEQVQDFYPTPGSLSTTMYYTGLNPLTGEKVYIPKEQKEKSMQRALLQFTIPDNYDLVKEALLKAHREDLIGNGPDCLIHYNKPYKKFHKNTNSKNTNKNHKSNNSKSNNYNKNTTNINKKSKKNSLSKHKKRK comes from the coding sequence TTGAATAACATAAACTTTTTACCTGTAAGTAAAGAGGATTTGAAAAAAAGGAATATAGATATTTTAGATTTTATAATAGTAACTGGTGATGCTTATGTAGATCATCCATCTTTCGGTACTGCGATTATAGGCAGAGTATTAGAAAGAGAAGGATTTACTGTAGGGGTTATAGCTCAACCTGATTGGAAAAGTATAAATGACTTTAAAAAATTGGGTAAGCCTAAATATGGATTTTTAGTTAACTCTGGTAATATAGATTCTATGGTAAATCATTATACTGCCTCTAAGAAAAAAAGACATGATGACTTTTATTCTCCAGGTGGTAAATCTGGATATAGGCCAGATAGAGCTGTTGTTGTTTATTGCAATAAAATCAAAGAAGCTTTTAAAGATTCCCCTATAATAATAGGTGGCATAGAAGCTAGTTTAAGAAGATTTGCTCATTATGATTATTGGGATAATTCAGTGAGGAGAAGTATTTTAGAAGACTCCAGTGCGAATTTATTAATATATGGTATGGGTGAAAAACCTGTAGTACAAGTTTGTAACCTTTTAAGATATGGAATGAAAATAGATAGTATAAAAGATGTAAGAGGTACAGCTTATATTGAAAAAGATATTTCTAATTTACATGATTATATTGAAATTCCTTCCTTTGAAGAAGTTTCTACAAATAAAAAATCCTATGCAGAAGCTTACAAAGTACAATACTACGAACAAGATTCCATAAGGGGTAAAACCTTAGTACAAAAACATAAAGATAGATATGTAGTTCAAAATCCTCCCCAACCCCCATTATCTCAAGAAGAAATGGATGAGGTTTATGCACTTCCATATGCTAGAACTTATCATCCTATGTACGAATCTGAAGGTGGTATTCCTGCTATTAAAGAGGTTAAATTTTCAATTACTAGCCATAGAGGCTGTTATGGAAGTTGTTCTTTTTGTGCTTTAACCTTTCATCAAGGCAGGGTTATTCAAAATAGAAGTCAAGACTCTATTTTAAAAGAAGCAAATATGATGACTAATATGAAAGACTTCAAAGGTTATATACATGATGTAGGTGGTCCTACAGCTAACTTTAGGCATAGGGCTTGTAAAGTTCAAGAAAGGCATGGTACTTGTAAGAATAAACAATGTGTATTCCCTAGTGCATGTAAAAATCTAATTGTAGATCATAAAGAATATTTAAATTTGTTAAGAAAAATAAGAAAAATACCTAATGTAAAGAAAGTATTCATACGTTCTGGTATTAGATTTGATTATTTAATATATGATAAAAATGATGAATTTTTTAAAGAATTATGTGAACATCATATAAGCGGACAATTAAAAGTTGCTCCTGAACATATAAGTGATAAAGTTTTAAAGTTAATGGGAAAACCAACTAGAAATGTTTATGATTCTTTTGTAAAAAAATATTATGATATAAATAAAAAGATACATAAAAAACAATTTTTAGTTCCTTATTTAATGTCTAGCCACCCTGGTAGCGATTTGAAAGCTGCTATAGAATTAGCTCAATATATTAAAAAAATGGGCTATACTCCAGAGCAAGTACAAGACTTCTATCCTACTCCTGGAAGCTTATCAACTACTATGTATTATACAGGGCTAAATCCTTTAACAGGAGAAAAAGTTTATATTCCTAAAGAACAAAAAGAAAAAAGTATGCAGAGGGCATTGCTACAATTTACTATTCCTGATAACTATGATTTAGTTAAGGAAGCCTTATTAAAAGCCCATAGAGAAGATTTAATAGGCAATGGACCTGATTGTTTAATCCATTATAATAAGCCTTATAAAAAATTTCATAAAAATACTAATTCTAAAAATACTAATAAAAATCATAAAAGTAATAATTCTAAAAGCAATAATTACAACAAAAATACTACTAATATCAATAAAAAATCTAAAAAAAATTCCCTTTCTAAACATAAAAAAAGAAAATAA
- the nth gene encoding endonuclease III, translating to MDNNEIKNVIDILIETYPDANCELEHRNPFELLIATVLSAQTTDKKVNEVTKVLFKEYDTPKDFLNLKREELEEKIKKIGLYRNKSKNILALCKELEEKFQGEVPNDFDALTSLPGVGRKTANVVLANAFKVPTIAVDTHVFRVSNRIGLAEASNVLKTEEQLQEVIPKELWILMHHVLIFHGRRCCIARKPKCEECTIKKYCRYYNEEVKPS from the coding sequence TTGGATAATAATGAAATAAAAAATGTTATAGATATATTGATAGAAACATATCCTGATGCTAATTGTGAATTAGAGCATAGAAATCCTTTTGAGCTTTTAATAGCTACAGTTTTATCTGCTCAGACTACAGATAAAAAAGTAAATGAAGTAACAAAGGTATTATTTAAGGAATATGATACTCCTAAAGATTTTTTAAATCTAAAAAGAGAAGAATTAGAGGAGAAAATTAAAAAGATAGGTTTATATAGAAATAAATCTAAAAATATATTAGCTCTTTGTAAAGAATTAGAAGAAAAATTCCAAGGAGAAGTTCCTAATGATTTTGATGCTTTGACTTCACTGCCAGGAGTAGGTAGAAAAACTGCTAATGTAGTTTTAGCCAATGCTTTTAAAGTACCGACTATAGCAGTAGATACCCATGTATTTAGAGTATCTAATAGAATAGGATTGGCAGAGGCTAGCAATGTATTAAAAACAGAAGAACAGTTACAAGAAGTTATACCAAAAGAATTATGGATATTAATGCATCATGTATTAATATTTCATGGAAGAAGATGTTGTATAGCTAGAAAACCTAAATGTGAAGAATGTACTATAAAAAAGTATTGCAGGTATTATAATGAAGAGGTTAAACCATCTTAA
- a CDS encoding CBS domain-containing protein translates to MKVMDVMTQNVATVNRNDSVEKAAELMNEYNVGSIPICDNNKVVGVITDRDIALRSVAKGSNNNIKVGDIMTSNPVVANKDMDIHDAARIMSERQIRRLPVEDNENIIGIVSLGDIAIEPKHEDEAQKALSGISEQNN, encoded by the coding sequence ATGAAAGTTATGGATGTTATGACTCAAAATGTTGCAACAGTAAATAGAAATGATTCAGTAGAAAAGGCAGCAGAGCTTATGAATGAATATAATGTTGGATCTATACCTATTTGTGACAATAATAAAGTGGTTGGAGTTATTACAGATAGAGATATAGCTTTAAGATCTGTAGCAAAAGGATCAAATAATAATATTAAAGTCGGAGATATTATGACATCTAATCCTGTTGTAGCTAATAAAGATATGGATATACATGATGCAGCTAGAATAATGAGTGAAAGACAAATAAGAAGATTACCCGTAGAGGACAATGAAAATATAATAGGTATAGTTTCTTTAGGAGATATAGCTATAGAGCCTAAGCATGAAGATGAAGCACAAAAAGCTTTAAGTGGAATTTCAGAGCAGAATAATTAG
- a CDS encoding 1-acyl-sn-glycerol-3-phosphate acyltransferase: protein MISPRMTKIIGHMPKGLLKFLSQKILNSYINKYANLSINGKENLENINKPIIFISNHLSNSDALIINKVLKDQNITFIAGVKLKDNSLTKLGLEITKTIPIKPNTADKEAIYSIVKTLKAGNNILIFPEGTRSRNAKLMEPKKGVILIQKLSKATIVPLGISGTEKLLPINEKDMALERFQNADVTINIGKALEISKKDKEESKHEYEDRLMDYFMSEIAKLIPKEYRGIYDN, encoded by the coding sequence ATGATTTCTCCTAGGATGACGAAAATAATAGGGCATATGCCGAAGGGGCTTTTGAAATTTTTATCGCAAAAAATATTAAATAGTTATATAAATAAATATGCTAACTTAAGTATAAATGGTAAAGAAAATTTAGAAAATATAAATAAACCAATTATTTTTATTTCTAATCATTTAAGTAACTCTGATGCTTTAATAATAAATAAAGTATTAAAAGATCAAAATATAACTTTTATAGCAGGAGTTAAGCTTAAAGATAATTCATTAACTAAACTTGGATTAGAAATAACAAAAACTATACCAATAAAACCTAATACTGCTGATAAAGAGGCTATATATAGTATAGTAAAAACTTTAAAAGCAGGGAATAATATTTTAATATTCCCAGAAGGAACTAGAAGTAGAAATGCAAAATTAATGGAACCTAAAAAAGGTGTAATTTTAATACAAAAATTAAGCAAAGCTACTATAGTACCGTTAGGAATTAGTGGTACAGAAAAACTTTTGCCTATAAATGAGAAAGATATGGCATTAGAACGTTTTCAAAATGCTGATGTAACTATAAATATAGGCAAAGCATTGGAAATATCTAAGAAAGATAAAGAAGAATCAAAACACGAATATGAAGATAGACTAATGGACTATTTTATGAGTGAAATAGCTAAATTAATACCAAAAGAGTATAGAGGTATATATGATAATTAG
- the cysK gene encoding cysteine synthase A produces the protein MIYEDSINLIGNTPMFKLKNMKEENMADVYVKLEKFNPGGSIKDRAALGMIEEAEKMGKIKPGDIIVEPTSGNTGIGLAMVGRLKGYKVIIVMPDSMSIERRNMIKAYGAELVLTEGNKGMTGAIEKAEELARNKKGYFIPQQFSNRANSKKHYETTAVEILEDVEDLDAFVASVGTGGTIAGIGRRLKEFNKNIKVIAVEPYNSPVISGGKAAPHKIQGIGAGFIPEVYEKDVVDEVMTITDEESYEYARKFGVEEGILVGISSGANIAAAIKIAKKLGKGKKVVTVAPDGGEKYISTGLYDK, from the coding sequence ATGATATATGAAGATTCTATAAATTTAATAGGAAATACGCCTATGTTTAAATTAAAAAATATGAAAGAAGAAAATATGGCAGATGTTTATGTAAAATTAGAAAAGTTTAACCCTGGTGGCAGCATAAAAGATAGAGCGGCCTTAGGTATGATTGAAGAAGCTGAAAAGATGGGTAAAATAAAACCAGGAGATATAATAGTAGAGCCTACAAGTGGGAACACAGGTATAGGACTTGCTATGGTTGGCAGATTAAAAGGATATAAAGTTATTATTGTTATGCCAGATTCTATGAGTATAGAAAGAAGAAATATGATTAAAGCTTACGGGGCAGAATTAGTTCTTACAGAAGGAAATAAAGGTATGACAGGAGCTATAGAAAAAGCAGAAGAATTAGCTAGAAATAAAAAAGGATATTTTATTCCTCAACAATTTTCAAACAGAGCTAATTCAAAAAAACATTATGAAACCACTGCTGTAGAAATATTAGAGGATGTAGAAGATTTAGATGCTTTTGTAGCTTCAGTAGGTACAGGAGGAACTATAGCAGGTATTGGAAGAAGATTAAAAGAATTTAATAAAAATATAAAAGTTATAGCTGTAGAACCTTATAATTCACCAGTAATATCAGGAGGAAAAGCAGCACCACACAAAATACAGGGTATAGGAGCAGGATTTATACCAGAAGTATATGAAAAAGATGTAGTAGATGAGGTAATGACTATAACAGACGAAGAATCCTATGAATATGCGAGAAAATTTGGAGTAGAAGAAGGAATATTAGTAGGCATATCTTCTGGAGCAAATATAGCAGCAGCTATAAAAATAGCTAAAAAATTAGGAAAAGGTAAAAAAGTTGTAACTGTAGCCCCAGACGGTGGAGAAAAGTATATTTCTACAGGGCTATATGATAAATAA
- the sleB gene encoding spore cortex-lytic enzyme — translation MKKNIYLKRAIIYVLAIMLAYGSTTLYILPYTNATKAVAYYYGNRGDTISQVQRKLKAWGYYSGGVDGIFGHGTYTAVRNFQSKNGLKVDGVIGDKTLAALGISTGSSSGGSASSNNQDVMLLARLINGEARGEPYEGQVAVGAVVLNRTRNPKFPNSVAGVIYQPGAFTAIVDGQIHATMEQNSINAARDALNGWDPSGGAMYYFNPSTATSSWIWSRPLIKVIGKHRFCK, via the coding sequence ATGAAGAAGAATATATATTTAAAAAGAGCAATAATATATGTTTTAGCTATAATGTTAGCTTATGGCAGTACTACTCTTTATATATTACCCTATACAAATGCTACTAAGGCTGTAGCATATTATTATGGGAATAGAGGAGATACTATTTCACAGGTTCAAAGAAAACTTAAAGCCTGGGGATATTATAGCGGTGGAGTAGATGGAATATTTGGTCATGGAACTTATACAGCTGTAAGAAATTTTCAATCTAAAAATGGTTTGAAAGTAGATGGAGTAATTGGAGATAAAACTTTAGCTGCCCTTGGAATAAGCACGGGATCATCATCAGGTGGAAGTGCAAGTTCTAACAACCAAGATGTTATGCTTTTAGCTAGACTTATAAATGGGGAAGCCAGAGGAGAACCTTATGAAGGTCAAGTAGCAGTAGGAGCAGTAGTTTTAAATAGAACAAGGAATCCTAAATTTCCTAATAGTGTAGCTGGAGTCATATATCAACCAGGTGCATTTACTGCTATAGTAGATGGTCAAATACATGCAACTATGGAACAAAATTCTATAAACGCGGCTAGAGATGCCTTAAATGGATGGGATCCTTCTGGTGGTGCTATGTATTATTTTAATCCATCAACAGCTACAAGTTCTTGGATTTGGTCAAGACCATTAATAAAAGTAATAGGAAAACATAGATTTTGTAAATAA